In a single window of the Bacillus mycoides genome:
- a CDS encoding D-amino-acid transaminase, whose translation MGRKLAYEKFVLWNDAVIDTTKHSAYIELEERGLQFGDGVYEVIRLYKGNFHLLDPHITRLYRSMEEIELSLPFSKAELIILLYKLIESNNFHEDGTIYLQVSRGVQARTHAFSYDVPLTIYAYITKKERPALWIEYGVRAISEPDTRWLRCDIKSLNLLPNVLAATKAERKGCKEALFVRNGTVTEGSCSNFFLIKNGTLYTHPANHLILNGIIRQYVLSLAKTLRIPVQEELFSIRDVYQADECFFTGTTIEILPMTHLDGTAIQDGQVGPITKMLQKSFFQSLLQSNMSSS comes from the coding sequence ATGGGACGAAAATTGGCATACGAAAAATTTGTACTATGGAATGATGCAGTTATTGATACAACGAAACATAGCGCGTACATAGAACTTGAAGAAAGAGGCTTGCAGTTTGGAGATGGTGTCTATGAGGTTATTCGCCTATATAAAGGGAACTTTCACTTATTAGATCCGCATATCACAAGGTTATATCGCTCCATGGAAGAAATAGAATTATCACTTCCTTTCTCAAAAGCAGAGCTTATTATCCTACTTTACAAACTAATTGAAAGTAATAATTTCCACGAAGATGGTACTATTTATTTGCAAGTATCTCGTGGTGTACAAGCTCGTACCCATGCATTCTCATATGACGTCCCTCTGACAATCTATGCCTATATTACAAAGAAGGAAAGACCAGCTTTATGGATTGAATATGGTGTACGTGCTATATCAGAACCAGATACGCGCTGGCTACGCTGTGATATCAAATCTTTAAATTTATTACCCAATGTATTAGCTGCTACGAAAGCTGAACGCAAAGGTTGTAAAGAAGCTCTTTTCGTACGAAACGGTACTGTAACTGAGGGGAGCTGTTCTAATTTCTTTCTCATAAAAAATGGAACTCTTTACACACATCCAGCCAATCACCTTATTTTAAATGGCATTATTCGTCAATATGTCCTTTCCTTAGCGAAAACCCTTCGTATTCCTGTACAAGAAGAACTGTTCAGCATTCGCGATGTTTATCAAGCAGATGAATGCTTCTTTACGGGAACGACTATTGAAATTTTACCAATGACCCACCTTGATGGAACTGCAATTCAAGATGGTCAAGTTGGCCCTATCACAAAAATGCTACAAAAATCCTTTTTTCAAAGCTTGTTACAATCCAACATGTCATCTTCTTAA
- a CDS encoding LTA synthase family protein, whose amino-acid sequence MKETMKSQFQNVRFTLFVALAVWLKSYIITRTSFDLKLESFMQEFILFISPLAASLLFVGLALFAKGKKRNYIALGINFILTFILVGNVMFYGFYNDFVTLPVLGQTSNFGSLGSSVKELFNFKIILAFADIIVFFVLLKKKKDFAPTERVARPMRSLYFVSTVAIFCVNLGFAEAERPELLTRSFDRVMLVKNLGLYVHQAYDLGLQAKSSSQKAFADSSKLQEAENYVKTTQSKPDPNMYGTAKGKNVIVVSLESLQTFLIGAQVNGQEVTPFLNQFAKESYYFDNFFHQTGQGKTSDAEFLVDTSLYPLDRGAVFFTHGNNEYTATPEILREQGYHTSVFHANNATFWNRNIMYPALGYDRYYNELDYKITPETKLNWGLKDIEYFDQSIDMLKQVKQPFYTRFLTLTNHYPFTYDDSTKLIDEYNSGDGVFDRYMVTARYLDEAMKHFIERLKAEGIYDNSVIVFYGDHYGISENHNRAMAQFLGKEEITTFDHMNLQKTPMFIHVPGQKEGKTISKPTGEIDIKPTILNLLGVDSSNQIQFGHDVFSPDNKGFVVLRDGSFITDKYMYTNSTFYDRNTGEVVQLPKEEAQPLIDRAQNELHMSDKIIEGDLLRFSESNKIKTGEVKTVIKEEKKSAE is encoded by the coding sequence ATGAAAGAAACCATGAAATCACAATTTCAAAATGTGCGTTTCACTTTATTCGTAGCTTTGGCCGTATGGCTAAAATCCTACATCATTACACGCACTAGCTTCGATTTAAAACTTGAATCTTTCATGCAAGAATTCATTTTATTCATTAGTCCATTAGCAGCATCATTACTGTTTGTGGGTCTTGCATTATTTGCAAAAGGGAAAAAACGTAACTATATAGCACTAGGAATTAACTTTATCTTAACGTTCATTCTTGTTGGTAACGTAATGTTCTACGGATTCTACAATGACTTCGTTACTTTACCAGTACTAGGACAAACGTCTAATTTCGGAAGTTTAGGTTCTAGTGTGAAAGAATTATTTAACTTCAAAATCATCCTTGCATTTGCGGATATTATCGTATTCTTCGTTCTATTGAAGAAGAAGAAAGATTTTGCACCGACAGAGCGTGTAGCACGTCCGATGCGTTCCCTATACTTCGTGTCAACAGTTGCTATTTTCTGCGTAAACCTAGGATTTGCAGAAGCTGAGCGTCCAGAACTATTAACACGTTCATTCGACCGCGTTATGCTTGTTAAAAACTTAGGATTATATGTACACCAAGCATACGATCTTGGCCTACAAGCAAAATCAAGTTCACAAAAAGCGTTTGCTGATAGTAGTAAATTACAAGAAGCAGAAAACTATGTGAAAACAACACAAAGTAAACCAGATCCAAATATGTATGGTACTGCAAAAGGGAAAAACGTAATTGTTGTCTCTCTTGAATCATTACAAACATTCTTAATTGGTGCGCAAGTTAATGGACAAGAAGTTACACCATTCCTAAACCAATTTGCGAAAGAAAGTTATTACTTCGATAACTTCTTCCATCAAACTGGGCAAGGTAAAACATCTGATGCTGAATTCTTAGTAGATACTTCGTTATATCCACTAGACCGTGGTGCTGTATTCTTCACACACGGTAACAACGAATATACAGCAACTCCAGAAATTTTGCGTGAGCAAGGGTATCACACATCAGTATTCCATGCAAACAACGCAACATTCTGGAACCGTAATATTATGTATCCGGCACTTGGTTATGATCGTTACTACAACGAACTTGACTACAAGATTACGCCAGAAACAAAATTAAACTGGGGACTAAAGGATATCGAATACTTCGATCAGTCTATCGATATGTTAAAACAAGTGAAGCAGCCGTTCTATACTCGCTTCCTTACTTTAACAAACCATTACCCATTCACTTATGATGACAGTACGAAATTAATCGACGAGTACAATTCTGGTGATGGAGTATTTGACCGCTATATGGTAACAGCTCGCTACTTAGACGAAGCAATGAAGCACTTTATTGAGCGTCTAAAAGCTGAAGGTATTTACGACAACTCTGTTATCGTATTCTACGGTGACCATTATGGTATTTCTGAGAATCATAACCGTGCAATGGCACAGTTCTTAGGAAAAGAAGAAATCACTACATTTGACCATATGAACTTACAAAAAACACCGATGTTTATTCACGTTCCAGGTCAAAAAGAGGGTAAAACAATTTCAAAACCAACTGGTGAAATTGACATTAAACCAACAATTCTAAACCTACTTGGTGTAGATTCTTCGAATCAAATCCAATTCGGTCATGATGTATTCTCACCAGACAATAAAGGATTCGTTGTTCTTCGTGACGGTAGCTTCATTACAGATAAGTACATGTACACAAACAGTACATTCTACGATCGTAACACAGGTGAAGTTGTACAATTACCGAAAGAAGAAGCTCAACCACTTATTGATCGTGCACAAAATGAATTGCACATGTCTGACAAAATCATTGAAGGCGACTTACTTCGCTTCTCTGAAAGCAATAAGATCAAAACTGGTGAAGTAAAAACGGTTATTAAAGAAGAAAAGAAGAGCGCTGAGTAA
- a CDS encoding YkvA family protein yields the protein MKQKFSVEAFWKKIKHVAKQAGQSVIYASLLLFYVLQRPDVPKRVKIIVIGALAYFIAPIDAIPDFIAGVGYTDDLGALMAALLQASIYVNEDVKDKSRVKLAEWFGSDIDTSFIDQKLDQ from the coding sequence ATGAAACAAAAATTTTCAGTTGAAGCGTTTTGGAAGAAAATAAAACATGTTGCGAAGCAGGCAGGGCAGTCGGTAATCTATGCGAGTTTATTGTTGTTTTACGTTTTGCAAAGGCCGGATGTTCCAAAACGAGTGAAAATTATTGTAATCGGAGCACTTGCTTATTTCATTGCACCGATTGATGCCATTCCAGATTTCATTGCTGGAGTCGGTTATACGGATGATTTAGGTGCGTTAATGGCCGCACTATTACAAGCATCGATATACGTAAATGAAGATGTGAAAGATAAGTCGCGAGTGAAGTTGGCAGAATGGTTTGGTTCGGATATAGACACATCATTTATCGATCAAAAATTAGATCAATAG
- a CDS encoding metal-binding protein, which produces MPSGRTHTKINLISLPVVLFMLFSYGLTSFDFLLTFAIGFLVGTSFLTPDLDTYSNAYNKWGFLRIFWYPYRSVMPHRSFFTHTIIIGDIIRIAYMLIVFSPFLFLLNIIAFGGNLIEIAKEHEVEIVTFVMGIVVASTLHIIADKANTRRKKMMRKKKKRRR; this is translated from the coding sequence ATGCCATCAGGAAGAACGCATACGAAAATAAACTTAATATCCCTTCCGGTTGTTTTGTTTATGCTCTTTTCGTATGGATTAACAAGTTTTGATTTTTTATTAACTTTTGCAATTGGCTTTTTAGTAGGTACTTCATTTTTAACACCGGATTTAGATACGTACAGTAATGCGTATAATAAATGGGGATTCCTCCGCATTTTTTGGTATCCATATAGGAGCGTAATGCCCCATCGTTCCTTCTTCACACATACGATTATAATTGGTGATATTATTCGTATTGCATACATGTTAATCGTGTTTTCTCCGTTTTTATTCCTATTAAATATAATCGCATTCGGTGGAAATTTAATAGAAATTGCGAAGGAACACGAGGTTGAAATTGTAACGTTTGTAATGGGGATTGTTGTGGCGAGTACGCTCCACATTATAGCGGATAAAGCGAATACGCGCCGAAAGAAAATGATGAGAAAAAAGAAGAAACGCAGAAGATAA
- a CDS encoding DUF4870 domain-containing protein, giving the protein MNGNKILAALSYFSVLFAPILFPIIVWIVGDSETKPHAKRALWTHIIPSIATFIGLVILGIMGIGSDQPDVTLGIGAIIVLCICGIISLYYFIWNIVKGIKILKA; this is encoded by the coding sequence ATGAACGGAAACAAAATATTAGCAGCTTTATCATACTTTAGTGTATTATTTGCGCCTATCTTATTCCCTATTATCGTGTGGATTGTGGGCGATTCTGAAACGAAACCACATGCAAAGCGTGCTCTATGGACACACATTATTCCAAGTATCGCAACATTTATTGGATTAGTTATTTTAGGAATTATGGGCATCGGATCTGATCAACCAGACGTAACACTTGGAATTGGAGCAATCATCGTCTTATGCATTTGCGGAATCATTAGCTTATACTACTTCATTTGGAATATCGTGAAAGGTATTAAGATACTGAAAGCTTAG
- a CDS encoding lactate permease LctP family transporter: MNTWTQVYDPFGNIWISAAVALIPIIFFFLALAVFRMKGYVAGFITVVLTILVALFAYKMPFTMAMAATGYGFLYGLWPIAWIIIMSVFLYKISVKTGQFDVIRTSVLSITNDHRLLVILIGFSFGAFLEGAAGFGAPVAITAALLAGLGLNPLYAAGLCLIANTAPVAFGAMGIPITVAGQVTGIDPHKIGQMAGHQLPFLSLFVPFFIVFLMDGFKGVKQTWPALFVAGSSFAITQFITATFLGPELPDITSALVSLVSLSLFLKVWQPKEIYQTKQANSEVAAATTTTTTTTTTTTSMPKLTVGKVVKAWSPFIILTVMVVIWSQSFFKALFAPGGALESLVFKFEVPSLHNLVMKAEPIVNKPTPYEAILKLDILSATGTAILIACIISIFILKMSAKDAVATFKETLNELKMPILSIGFVLGFAFIANYSGLSSTLALALAGTGGLFPFFSPFLGWIGVFLTGSDTSANALFSNLQAITAQQVGVSEVLLVAANTTGGVTGKMISPQSIAIACAAVGLAGKESDLFRFSLKHSLFFVTIVGIMTYVQAYYLTWMIP, translated from the coding sequence ATGAACACATGGACACAAGTTTACGATCCGTTCGGTAACATTTGGATTTCGGCAGCAGTCGCACTTATTCCAATCATCTTTTTTTTCTTAGCTTTAGCAGTTTTCCGCATGAAGGGGTATGTGGCAGGATTTATTACAGTTGTATTAACGATTTTGGTGGCGTTATTTGCGTATAAAATGCCATTCACAATGGCAATGGCAGCGACCGGATACGGTTTCTTATACGGATTATGGCCAATTGCGTGGATTATCATTATGTCAGTATTTTTATATAAAATTTCTGTGAAAACAGGTCAATTTGATGTCATTCGTACATCTGTATTATCCATTACGAATGACCATCGTTTACTCGTTATTTTAATCGGATTTTCATTTGGAGCATTTTTGGAAGGGGCAGCAGGATTTGGTGCACCAGTAGCGATTACGGCAGCGCTTCTGGCAGGCCTTGGGCTAAATCCTTTATATGCAGCAGGTCTTTGTTTAATCGCAAATACTGCACCAGTAGCGTTCGGAGCAATGGGGATTCCGATTACAGTTGCTGGACAAGTAACAGGCATTGATCCGCATAAAATTGGACAAATGGCTGGGCATCAATTACCGTTCTTATCTTTATTTGTTCCGTTCTTTATTGTATTTTTAATGGATGGCTTTAAAGGAGTAAAACAAACGTGGCCTGCTTTATTTGTAGCGGGTAGTTCATTTGCAATTACACAGTTCATTACAGCGACGTTTTTAGGGCCAGAACTTCCTGATATTACGTCAGCGCTTGTAAGTTTAGTAAGTTTATCGCTATTCTTAAAAGTTTGGCAGCCGAAAGAAATTTATCAAACTAAGCAAGCGAATAGTGAAGTAGCCGCGGCGACGACAACGACAACGACAACGACAACGACAACGACATCTATGCCGAAACTAACGGTAGGAAAAGTAGTAAAAGCGTGGTCTCCGTTCATTATTTTAACTGTGATGGTAGTCATTTGGAGCCAAAGTTTCTTTAAAGCATTATTCGCTCCGGGCGGCGCTTTAGAAAGTCTCGTATTTAAATTTGAAGTTCCAAGCTTGCACAATTTAGTAATGAAAGCAGAGCCTATTGTAAATAAACCAACACCTTATGAAGCAATCTTGAAATTAGATATTTTATCAGCGACTGGAACAGCAATTTTAATTGCTTGTATCATTTCTATCTTTATTTTAAAAATGAGTGCAAAAGATGCAGTAGCAACATTTAAAGAAACGTTAAACGAACTAAAAATGCCAATTCTATCTATTGGATTCGTATTAGGATTCGCATTTATCGCAAACTATTCTGGTCTATCTTCTACATTAGCGTTAGCACTTGCAGGAACTGGCGGACTATTCCCGTTCTTCTCACCATTCTTAGGATGGATTGGCGTATTCTTAACAGGATCAGATACGTCAGCGAACGCACTGTTCTCGAATTTACAAGCAATTACAGCGCAGCAAGTCGGTGTATCTGAAGTACTTCTCGTTGCAGCAAATACAACGGGCGGTGTAACAGGTAAAATGATTTCTCCGCAATCAATTGCGATTGCTTGTGCGGCAGTTGGACTTGCTGGGAAAGAGTCAGATTTGTTCCGCTTTTCATTGAAGCATAGTTTATTCTTCGTTACTATTGTTGGGATTATGACGTATGTACAGGCTTATTATTTAACTTGGATGATTCCGTAA